The Lutibacter profundi genome includes a region encoding these proteins:
- a CDS encoding DUF5686 family protein — protein sequence MRKIFFLLLLVPLLSISQNQIQGLVVDSRTKQPLSFASISTNTNYVTLTDVDGKFHIKTKKHFNQIRISYVGYKSKIISINTNDKFLKIKLKPSVENLKEILITAKENPALKIIRNTIKNKSKNNIEKSLNSFKFITYNKIIVTANPDSINGKIDSIFVLKKGKKTFKKLDSSNYKFKKEINKQHIYISEKISEFKFKKGKKKKEIILASRMAGLKQPLYELFAITFQDFSFYNEFYTIAGTKYTNPIANNAIKQYNYKILDTVTTQNRASILIYFKPKEKKEFLGIEGVLYIDTQNFAITKAIVELKSIVNVKAIQNFKYIKKYNTWFPKNMNIVLKKGDNNKNISLFGGAVKFSESKKNDSVTNTHKNNPEDVTYFISKSVNSNIEINTPIILKNTATIIEFNDDANKKTAVFWNTYRTDSLTNRGKRTYTFLDSISEEEGVEKKINLARNILKGYYPTKYINLNLGKIINLNNYEGLRIGFGGETNTNFSSKFKIESYAAYGTKDTDFKYSLGASFRVQKNTNSWFGLSYVNDLKEAASLDFIAENTSFSPINPRNLNVSKFYNYKTINTYFKHDIKPNLEAKLKLSTGKYKPLFNYQFISATKNLSEYKLTTASLGLQFNPKNEYMNSPIGKLKMKNKFPQFTFQLTKSFENIFASNFDFTQINLRILHKIKRLRKATTNILIEGGIVFGEAPISHLYNSTPNYTFKNPWRKRITLAGKNSFETMGYNEFISDKFVSIHLKHLLKPLKISSKFKPQFTLVTRVAIGDIEKPLQHYGLIFKKLNKGYIESGLELNELFKGFGLSAFYRYGYYKNPEWSDNLALKLTYKLRLGF from the coding sequence ATGAGAAAAATATTCTTTTTACTACTACTTGTCCCTTTATTATCTATATCTCAAAATCAAATTCAGGGTTTAGTTGTAGATAGCAGAACAAAACAACCGTTGTCTTTTGCTTCAATTTCAACAAACACAAATTATGTAACATTAACTGATGTTGATGGAAAATTTCATATAAAAACAAAAAAACATTTCAATCAAATTAGGATTTCCTATGTTGGTTATAAATCTAAAATTATTTCAATAAATACTAATGATAAATTTTTAAAAATAAAATTAAAGCCTTCCGTTGAGAATTTAAAAGAAATTTTAATTACAGCAAAAGAAAATCCGGCCTTAAAAATTATTAGAAATACAATTAAAAATAAGTCTAAAAATAATATTGAAAAATCATTGAATTCTTTTAAGTTTATTACCTATAATAAAATAATAGTTACTGCAAACCCTGACTCAATTAACGGCAAGATAGATTCTATATTTGTTTTAAAAAAAGGGAAAAAAACATTTAAAAAATTAGATTCTTCTAATTATAAATTTAAAAAAGAAATAAATAAGCAGCATATTTATATTTCAGAAAAAATTTCAGAATTTAAATTTAAAAAAGGGAAAAAGAAAAAAGAAATTATTTTAGCTTCAAGAATGGCAGGGTTAAAACAACCTCTCTATGAATTATTTGCAATTACTTTTCAAGATTTTTCATTTTACAATGAATTTTATACAATTGCTGGTACAAAATACACAAATCCAATTGCTAATAACGCCATAAAACAGTATAATTATAAAATATTAGATACTGTTACAACTCAAAACAGAGCTTCAATTCTCATTTACTTCAAACCAAAAGAAAAGAAAGAATTTTTAGGAATAGAAGGTGTATTGTATATAGATACTCAAAATTTTGCTATAACTAAAGCAATTGTTGAGTTAAAAAGTATTGTTAATGTAAAGGCTATTCAAAATTTTAAATATATAAAAAAGTACAATACTTGGTTTCCTAAAAACATGAATATTGTATTAAAAAAGGGTGATAATAATAAAAATATTTCTTTATTTGGAGGTGCTGTAAAATTTAGCGAGAGTAAAAAAAATGACTCTGTAACTAATACCCATAAAAACAACCCTGAAGATGTTACTTATTTTATATCTAAATCTGTTAATTCAAATATTGAAATAAATACCCCTATAATATTAAAAAATACTGCTACAATTATAGAATTTAATGACGATGCGAATAAAAAGACAGCAGTTTTTTGGAATACTTACAGAACCGACTCACTTACAAATCGTGGAAAAAGAACATATACTTTTCTTGACAGCATTTCAGAAGAAGAAGGCGTAGAAAAAAAAATAAATTTAGCCAGAAATATTTTAAAAGGGTATTACCCAACAAAATATATTAATTTAAATCTTGGTAAAATTATTAACTTAAATAATTATGAAGGGCTACGAATTGGATTTGGAGGTGAAACTAACACTAACTTTTCTTCTAAATTTAAAATAGAATCCTATGCTGCTTATGGCACAAAAGACACCGATTTTAAGTATAGCTTAGGAGCCTCATTTAGGGTTCAGAAAAATACTAATTCTTGGTTCGGATTAAGTTATGTAAATGACTTAAAAGAAGCTGCATCTTTAGATTTTATAGCTGAAAACACATCGTTTTCTCCTATAAATCCACGAAATTTAAATGTCAGTAAATTTTATAACTATAAAACAATTAATACGTATTTTAAACATGATATAAAACCTAATTTGGAAGCTAAATTAAAATTAAGCACCGGCAAATATAAACCTCTATTTAATTATCAATTTATATCAGCTACAAAAAATTTATCTGAATACAAATTAACAACTGCAAGCTTGGGATTACAGTTTAACCCAAAAAATGAATATATGAATTCACCTATAGGTAAACTAAAAATGAAAAATAAATTCCCTCAATTTACCTTTCAACTAACTAAGAGTTTTGAAAATATTTTTGCTAGTAATTTTGATTTTACTCAAATTAACTTAAGAATTTTACATAAAATTAAACGACTAAGAAAAGCTACCACAAATATATTAATTGAAGGAGGCATTGTTTTTGGGGAAGCCCCAATTTCTCACCTATACAATTCAACACCTAACTATACATTTAAAAACCCTTGGAGAAAAAGAATTACACTTGCAGGTAAAAACAGCTTTGAAACTATGGGTTACAATGAGTTTATCTCAGATAAATTTGTTTCAATCCACCTAAAACATCTCTTAAAACCTCTAAAGATTAGTTCAAAATTTAAACCTCAATTTACATTAGTTACAAGAGTAGCAATTGGAGACATTGAAAAACCACTACAACATTACGGTTTAATATTTAAGAAATTAAACAAAGGATATATAGAAAGTGGTTTAGAATTAAATGAACTTTTTAAAGGCTTTGGACTAAGTGCTTTTTATAGGTATGGATACTACAAAAACCCTGAATGGAGTGATAATTTAGCCTTAAAATTAACTTATAAATTAAGATTGGGATTTTAA
- the frr gene encoding ribosome recycling factor has product MNEELKFIIDSTKELMQNAITHLEKEFRNIRAGKASPSMLGSVTVDYYGSQTPLTQVANVSTMDAHTITVQPWEKQMLHEIEKAIMVANLGFNPMNNGEIVIINVPVLTEERRKELSKQAKAEAEIAKVSIRNDRKDAMHEIKKDDASEDMKANAEIDIQKLTDMFIAKVDELYKIKDQEIMKV; this is encoded by the coding sequence ATGAATGAAGAATTAAAATTTATTATTGATAGCACTAAAGAATTAATGCAAAATGCTATCACACACTTAGAAAAAGAATTTAGAAATATTAGAGCTGGTAAAGCTAGTCCTTCCATGCTTGGAAGTGTTACAGTAGATTATTATGGCTCTCAAACACCTCTTACACAAGTTGCCAATGTTAGTACTATGGATGCACATACCATTACTGTACAACCTTGGGAAAAACAGATGCTTCATGAAATTGAAAAAGCTATTATGGTGGCAAACTTAGGTTTTAACCCTATGAATAATGGTGAAATAGTTATCATTAACGTTCCTGTTTTAACTGAAGAAAGGCGTAAAGAACTTTCTAAACAAGCTAAAGCAGAAGCTGAAATAGCAAAAGTAAGTATTAGAAACGATCGTAAAGATGCCATGCACGAAATTAAGAAAGATGATGCATCTGAAGATATGAAAGCAAATGCTGAAATTGATATTCAGAAATTAACTGATATGTTTATTGCTAAAGTTGATGAACTGTATAAAATAAAGGATCAAGAAATTATGAAAGTTTAA
- the pyrH gene encoding UMP kinase, with the protein MTYKRILLKLSGEALMGDRQYGIDPARLAEYAKEIKKIVDKGVEVAIVIGGGNIFRGVAGASNGIDRVQADYMGMLATIINGLALQSALEDTGIKTRLLTAIKMEQVAEPFIKRRAVRHLEKGRVVIFGGGTGNPYFTTDTAAVLRAIEINANAILKGTRVDGIYTSDPEKFKDAIKFESITYKDVMSKGLKVMDMTAFTLSQENDLPIVVFDMNTKGNLEKLVSGEKIGTKVDK; encoded by the coding sequence ATGACTTATAAAAGAATTCTTTTAAAATTAAGTGGTGAAGCTCTTATGGGAGATCGCCAGTATGGTATTGATCCTGCAAGATTAGCTGAATATGCTAAAGAAATAAAAAAAATTGTTGATAAAGGTGTTGAAGTTGCCATAGTTATAGGTGGTGGAAATATTTTTAGAGGCGTAGCAGGTGCAAGCAATGGTATTGATAGAGTTCAAGCAGATTACATGGGAATGCTTGCCACAATTATAAATGGCTTGGCACTACAAAGTGCTTTAGAGGATACAGGAATTAAAACTCGATTATTAACTGCTATAAAAATGGAACAAGTTGCAGAACCTTTTATTAAAAGAAGGGCTGTTCGCCACTTAGAAAAAGGGAGAGTTGTAATTTTTGGAGGAGGTACAGGTAATCCATATTTCACCACTGATACGGCCGCAGTTTTAAGAGCTATTGAAATTAATGCAAATGCTATTTTAAAAGGGACTCGTGTTGATGGTATTTACACCTCAGATCCAGAAAAATTTAAAGACGCCATTAAATTTGAATCTATTACCTATAAAGATGTAATGAGTAAAGGCTTAAAAGTAATGGATATGACAGCTTTTACTTTGAGTCAGGAAAATGATTTACCTATTGTTGTTTTTGATATGAATACCAAAGGAAATTTAGAAAAATTAGTTTCAGGAGAAAAAATTGGAACAAAAGTTGATAAATAA
- a CDS encoding VCBS repeat-containing protein produces MKIFSKNSILNLLLLIGLLNACTQYEKKLHRDEVTSLFTLLDNNQTNIQFANKVTESLHFNFLNYSYIYNGAGVAVGDINNDGLPDLYFTANQGSNKLYLNKGNFKFEDITNKANVVDKQGWSTGVTMIDINNDGWLDIYVCKSGSLESHELRKNKLFINQKNNTFKESAASYGIDHFGFSTQAYFFDFDKDNDLDLYLVNHRQDFQNNTTINPIIQQNKEPYNSDQLFRNDNMHFTNVTTEAGITNKAWGLSASIGDFNNDNLPDIYVANDFLEPDFLYINQGNGTFKDEILTRFKHISYNSMGSDYADINNDLKPDLVVLDMMAEDHIRGKENMASMSTENFEQLVNAGYHHQYMSNMLQLNNNDGSFSEIGQLAGIAKTDWSWAPLIADFDNDGFNDLFVTNGIKNDLSNQDFRNQMRKNIKNRKKVSLEEAINMMPSNKLSNYIFRNNKNLTFTNTTKKWGLDVKVNSNGAIYADLDNDGDLDIVVNNQADEASIYKNNATNNFVSFSLIGSEKNKNGIGSIVYVYTDSLQQGKELYVSRGYQSSVTHKLHFGLGNCTKIDSVKITWSDGSNQLITNCKINITHILSYKEAKKTVQNSSKKTSLFEVINPEELCINFLQKENIFNDFDLQLLLPQKQSEKGSPLTIADVNGDGLDDFFVGNALGEKAALFIQNSNGTFLNSNEQLFEKDKVYEDTNAAFLDIDSDGDLDLYVASGGYELEENSPLLQDRLYINNGKGSFKKLNNLPKMLSNTKAIAVADYDKDGDLDLFIGNGAIHGKYPLANKPYLLENKNGIFKNISLEKLPNLSDIQLVNDAIFSDFDNDGDADLFIVGEWMPIVLFENVNKKFIRKKLDILKNSNGWYQSIAETDINKDGFKDYIIGNWGTNNKFHPTIEKPLHIYADYLDANSTFDVVLSKVSKTGKLLPVRGKECSSQQVPVLNKKITTFKEFASLTLPGIYGEDALKKAFHFKVNNLKSFILKNTKNGNFTIQELPIQAQFSPTLSIETLDINNDGYEDIFGLGNIYDTEVETIRYDASKGYLLFGDKNGNFNFSENLSFYNNNEAKVVKKIIINHKQHLIILNKNNKLQILKLN; encoded by the coding sequence ATGAAAATATTTTCAAAAAATAGCATTCTAAATTTACTTTTATTAATTGGTTTATTAAATGCATGTACTCAATATGAAAAAAAACTTCATAGAGATGAAGTAACCTCACTTTTTACTTTACTAGATAATAACCAAACGAACATTCAATTTGCCAATAAAGTAACTGAAAGTCTCCATTTTAATTTTTTAAATTACTCCTATATCTATAATGGTGCAGGTGTTGCTGTTGGAGATATAAATAATGACGGATTGCCAGATTTATATTTTACCGCAAACCAAGGTTCAAATAAATTATACTTAAACAAAGGAAATTTTAAATTTGAAGATATTACAAATAAAGCCAATGTGGTGGATAAACAAGGTTGGTCTACAGGCGTAACAATGATTGACATAAATAATGATGGATGGTTAGATATTTATGTTTGTAAATCAGGTTCTTTAGAAAGTCATGAATTACGAAAAAACAAATTATTTATCAACCAAAAAAACAACACCTTTAAAGAAAGTGCTGCTTCCTATGGTATTGATCATTTTGGATTTTCTACACAGGCTTATTTCTTTGATTTTGATAAGGACAATGATCTGGATTTGTATTTAGTAAATCATCGTCAAGATTTTCAAAATAACACAACTATTAATCCTATAATTCAACAGAATAAAGAACCTTATAATTCAGATCAGTTATTTAGAAATGATAACATGCATTTTACAAATGTTACTACTGAAGCCGGTATAACCAATAAAGCCTGGGGATTAAGTGCATCTATAGGTGACTTCAACAATGATAATTTACCCGATATTTATGTTGCAAATGATTTTTTAGAACCTGATTTTTTATATATAAATCAAGGAAATGGCACATTTAAAGATGAAATTTTAACTCGTTTTAAACATATTTCTTATAATAGTATGGGCTCTGATTATGCTGATATAAATAACGATTTAAAACCAGATTTAGTGGTTTTGGATATGATGGCTGAAGACCATATTAGAGGGAAAGAAAATATGGCATCTATGAGTACTGAAAATTTTGAACAATTAGTAAATGCTGGTTATCACCATCAATACATGTCAAATATGTTACAACTCAATAATAACGATGGCAGTTTTAGTGAAATTGGTCAATTAGCAGGAATTGCTAAAACCGATTGGAGTTGGGCTCCATTAATTGCTGATTTTGACAATGATGGATTTAACGATTTATTTGTAACTAATGGTATTAAAAATGATCTTTCCAATCAGGATTTTAGAAATCAAATGAGAAAGAATATTAAAAACCGAAAAAAAGTTTCTTTAGAGGAAGCTATAAATATGATGCCTTCCAATAAATTAAGTAACTATATTTTTAGAAACAATAAAAACTTAACTTTTACAAACACAACTAAAAAATGGGGTTTGGATGTAAAAGTAAATTCAAACGGTGCAATTTATGCTGATTTAGATAATGATGGCGATTTAGATATTGTTGTAAATAATCAAGCCGATGAAGCTTCTATTTATAAAAATAATGCGACTAATAATTTTGTTTCTTTTTCTTTAATTGGTTCAGAAAAAAATAAAAATGGTATTGGAAGTATCGTTTATGTGTATACAGATAGCTTACAACAAGGTAAAGAACTTTATGTAAGTAGAGGTTACCAATCTTCCGTAACCCATAAATTGCATTTCGGGTTAGGAAACTGCACAAAAATTGATAGTGTTAAAATTACTTGGTCTGATGGGTCTAATCAACTAATAACCAATTGTAAAATAAATATTACTCATATTCTAAGCTATAAAGAGGCAAAAAAAACAGTACAAAATTCTTCTAAAAAAACTTCATTATTTGAAGTCATTAATCCTGAAGAACTTTGTATTAATTTTCTACAAAAAGAAAATATTTTTAATGATTTTGACTTACAATTATTACTTCCTCAAAAACAATCAGAAAAAGGATCCCCGTTAACCATTGCTGACGTTAATGGTGATGGACTGGATGATTTTTTTGTTGGAAATGCTTTGGGAGAAAAAGCTGCATTATTTATTCAAAATAGCAATGGAACATTTTTAAATTCGAACGAACAATTATTTGAAAAAGACAAAGTTTATGAAGATACTAATGCCGCGTTTTTAGATATAGATTCTGATGGTGACTTAGATTTATATGTTGCTTCTGGAGGCTACGAACTTGAAGAAAACAGCCCGTTATTACAAGATAGGTTGTACATTAATAATGGGAAAGGCAGCTTTAAAAAATTGAATAACCTTCCAAAAATGCTTTCAAATACAAAAGCTATTGCAGTAGCAGATTATGACAAAGATGGTGATCTAGATTTGTTTATAGGAAATGGAGCGATTCACGGAAAATATCCGTTAGCCAATAAGCCCTATTTACTTGAAAATAAAAATGGGATTTTTAAAAATATCTCTTTAGAAAAACTCCCCAACTTATCTGACATACAGCTAGTAAACGATGCTATTTTTTCAGATTTTGACAATGATGGAGATGCTGATTTGTTTATTGTTGGAGAATGGATGCCTATTGTATTATTTGAAAATGTGAATAAAAAATTCATTAGAAAAAAACTAGATATACTTAAAAATTCAAATGGATGGTATCAAAGTATTGCTGAAACAGATATAAATAAAGACGGATTTAAAGATTACATAATTGGAAATTGGGGAACAAATAATAAGTTTCATCCAACTATTGAAAAACCACTACATATATATGCCGATTATTTAGATGCAAATTCAACTTTTGATGTTGTTTTAAGTAAAGTATCTAAAACAGGTAAATTATTGCCTGTAAGAGGAAAAGAATGTTCGTCACAACAAGTTCCTGTTTTAAATAAAAAAATAACCACTTTTAAAGAATTTGCATCATTAACTTTACCTGGTATTTATGGAGAAGATGCTTTAAAAAAAGCATTCCATTTTAAAGTTAATAATTTAAAATCATTCATTTTAAAAAATACAAAAAACGGAAATTTTACAATTCAAGAATTACCAATTCAAGCACAATTTAGTCCAACATTAAGTATTGAAACACTTGATATAAATAATGATGGTTATGAAGATATTTTTGGCTTAGGAAATATTTATGATACTGAAGTTGAAACTATTAGGTATGATGCGTCAAAAGGATATTTACTATTTGGGGATAAAAATGGAAATTTTAATTTTAGTGAAAATTTAAGTTTCTATAACAATAACGAAGCAAAAGTTGTTAAAAAAATTATAATTAACCACAAACAACACCTTATTATTTTAAATAAGAACAATAAACTTCAAATTCTAAAATTGAATTAA
- a CDS encoding beta-N-acetylhexosaminidase, with amino-acid sequence MIKNILFLFISLHSIYCISQTEDLNLIPWPREVNIRNGYFIINSNFTISVTEISSKRVKVATTKFLQRLSGRTGIFMENGFAFNSSKIKNPSLAITFNRIGKLEIYEDESYELKVSDTKIYIHANTDLGVIHALETLLQLMTISHDNYYFPKVTINDKPRFTWRGLMIDVARHFQPVDVLKRNLDAMAAVKLNVFHWHLTDDQGFRIESKSYPKLHELGSDGLYYTQSQIKEVVEYASNRGIRIVPEVDVPGHATAILTAYPEIGSKDTIYNIERFSGIFHPTLDPTNEKTYEILGGLFGEIANLFPDKYIHIGGDENEGKHWNENENIQKFKKSHNLETNHDLQTYFNIRLERILAKSGKSIMGWEEIMTEKIPTSALIHSWKGVNEGVPAGQSLINAAKKGYKTVLSNGYYIDLLQPASAHYVVNPLPKNNTLTEIEKARILGGEATMWSELVTPLTIDSRLWPRTAAIAERLWSSEEINDVSNMYKRLEHVSFRLEELGITHIRNRDVILRNITNNQNIEALIKLTKVYEPLKIYTRNKGGVEYKSYSPFTLFADACTADASDAIVFNNLVNEYLTTKKTASKKEILIMLKDWAANYTLFLQIQKSSPILKTIAPLSKNLSAISKSLISILESKNKKKSDIENCTKLLIEIKKPVADVELVIYNSLKKLSYLWSNKKVHIN; translated from the coding sequence ATGATAAAAAATATTCTCTTTTTATTTATAAGTTTACATTCAATTTATTGCATAAGTCAAACTGAAGATTTAAACTTAATACCCTGGCCTAGAGAAGTTAATATTAGAAATGGATACTTCATTATTAATTCTAATTTCACAATTTCAGTTACTGAGATTTCTTCTAAAAGAGTTAAGGTTGCAACTACTAAATTTTTACAAAGATTAAGTGGAAGAACTGGTATTTTTATGGAGAATGGTTTTGCTTTTAATTCTTCAAAAATTAAAAACCCTTCATTGGCTATTACATTTAATAGAATTGGAAAATTAGAAATTTATGAGGATGAATCTTATGAATTAAAAGTTTCAGACACTAAAATTTATATCCATGCAAATACAGATTTAGGAGTTATCCATGCTTTGGAAACCCTTTTACAATTGATGACGATTTCCCATGATAATTACTATTTCCCTAAAGTTACTATTAATGATAAGCCCAGATTTACTTGGCGAGGTCTTATGATTGATGTTGCTCGCCATTTTCAACCAGTTGATGTATTAAAACGAAACTTAGATGCAATGGCTGCTGTTAAACTAAATGTTTTTCACTGGCACCTTACAGATGATCAAGGGTTTAGAATTGAATCAAAAAGTTATCCCAAATTACATGAATTAGGCTCAGATGGATTGTATTACACCCAAAGTCAAATTAAAGAAGTTGTAGAATATGCATCCAACAGAGGAATAAGAATTGTTCCAGAAGTTGATGTTCCTGGCCATGCAACAGCTATTTTAACAGCATATCCAGAAATTGGAAGTAAAGATACTATTTATAATATTGAACGGTTTTCAGGAATATTTCATCCAACATTAGACCCTACAAATGAAAAAACGTATGAAATATTAGGAGGTTTATTTGGCGAGATAGCAAATTTGTTCCCTGATAAATACATTCATATTGGTGGTGATGAGAATGAAGGTAAACATTGGAATGAAAATGAAAACATTCAGAAATTTAAAAAAAGTCATAACTTAGAAACTAATCACGACTTACAAACATATTTCAATATTAGATTAGAAAGAATTTTGGCTAAATCTGGAAAGTCCATTATGGGTTGGGAAGAAATAATGACCGAAAAAATACCAACCTCAGCATTAATTCATTCTTGGAAAGGTGTAAATGAAGGAGTCCCTGCTGGTCAATCCTTAATAAACGCAGCTAAAAAAGGTTATAAAACAGTACTTTCAAATGGTTATTACATAGATTTATTACAGCCAGCAAGTGCACACTATGTTGTAAATCCGCTTCCAAAAAACAATACATTAACTGAGATAGAAAAGGCACGTATTTTAGGTGGTGAAGCTACCATGTGGAGTGAATTGGTTACACCATTAACAATAGATTCAAGGTTGTGGCCAAGAACAGCCGCTATTGCAGAACGTCTTTGGTCTTCAGAAGAAATTAATGACGTTTCTAACATGTACAAACGCTTAGAGCATGTAAGTTTTAGATTAGAAGAGTTAGGTATTACACATATAAGAAATAGAGATGTAATTTTAAGAAATATTACCAATAATCAAAACATTGAAGCCTTAATAAAACTAACTAAAGTTTATGAACCTTTAAAAATATATACCCGAAATAAAGGAGGCGTTGAATATAAATCGTATTCTCCATTTACATTATTTGCTGATGCTTGTACTGCTGATGCCTCTGATGCTATTGTTTTTAACAATCTAGTAAACGAATATCTTACCACAAAAAAAACTGCATCTAAAAAAGAAATTTTGATTATGTTAAAAGATTGGGCTGCAAATTATACGTTATTTTTACAAATCCAAAAAAGTAGCCCAATTCTTAAAACTATAGCGCCTTTATCAAAAAATTTAAGTGCTATTTCAAAAAGTTTAATTTCAATTTTGGAATCAAAAAATAAAAAAAAATCAGATATTGAAAATTGCACCAAACTGCTTATAGAAATTAAAAAACCCGTTGCAGATGTAGAACTAGTAATTTATAACTCCTTAAAAAAACTTTCTTATTTATGGAGTAACAAAAAAGTCCATATAAATTAG
- the nagB gene encoding glucosamine-6-phosphate deaminase gives MKAINISYKPAGQFEDTRFEKIHNVVFSNSVEASICVAQEIATLIKLKQANNKPCILGLATGSSPIRVYEELVRMHIEEGLSFSNVVTFNLDEYYPMDKNSIHSYFYFMHQHLFNHVNINPNNINIPSGSVSQKELHQYCIDYELKIKEYGGLDFQLLGIGRTGHIGFNEPGSHYNSGTRSITLDHLTKIDAAPSFLGINNVPKKAITMGIGTVKSAKRIVLLAWGHNKSSIIKDTIEGEITSEVPASYLQKHSNTTFILNEEAAQDLTRLNTPWLVGQCIWDEELSSKAIIWLCDLTKKSILKLTDEDYNNNGMSSLLIQGGSSYDINIKMFNKLQHTITGWPGGKPNADDSSRPERAKPHKKRVIIFSPHPDDDVISMGGTFDRLVEQGHDVHIAYQTSGNIAVSNQEALKFAEVIKDMDYSKGSKIDTIINKLHSKTEDVEDIKDIRILKGLIRKRESLAATRFVGVPDKNVHFLNLPFYETGTIKKHPMGKIDVDIVANLITKIKPHQIYAAGDLADPHGTHKVCLDAVFSALNHLKPLKFMKDCWIWLYRGAWHEWDIHQIDMSIPMSPDQVLKKRKAIFFHQSQKDGVMFQGNDLREFWVRAEERNNETAQKYHKLGLADYAALEAFKRYYY, from the coding sequence ATGAAAGCTATTAATATCTCTTATAAACCCGCTGGACAATTTGAAGACACTCGGTTTGAAAAAATACACAATGTTGTATTCTCAAATTCTGTAGAGGCATCTATTTGTGTTGCACAAGAAATTGCTACATTAATTAAACTGAAACAGGCTAATAACAAACCTTGTATATTAGGCCTTGCTACAGGCTCCTCACCTATAAGGGTTTATGAAGAATTGGTTAGAATGCACATAGAAGAAGGTTTAAGTTTTTCAAATGTTGTTACCTTTAATTTAGATGAATACTACCCTATGGATAAAAATAGCATTCACAGTTATTTTTACTTTATGCATCAGCATCTATTTAACCATGTGAATATTAACCCTAACAATATTAATATCCCTAGTGGTTCTGTTTCTCAAAAAGAATTACATCAATACTGCATTGACTATGAATTAAAAATTAAAGAATATGGCGGTTTAGATTTTCAATTATTAGGTATTGGAAGAACCGGTCATATTGGATTTAATGAACCTGGCTCTCACTACAACTCAGGAACAAGAAGCATTACCCTAGATCATTTAACAAAAATTGATGCTGCACCTTCATTTTTAGGAATTAATAATGTCCCTAAAAAAGCAATTACCATGGGAATTGGTACCGTTAAAAGTGCAAAAAGAATTGTTCTCTTAGCTTGGGGACATAATAAATCTTCAATTATTAAAGATACTATAGAAGGTGAAATTACTTCAGAAGTTCCTGCTAGTTATTTACAAAAACATAGTAATACTACTTTTATCCTTAACGAAGAAGCCGCACAAGACCTAACGCGTTTGAATACTCCTTGGCTTGTTGGGCAGTGCATTTGGGATGAAGAATTATCAAGTAAAGCTATTATTTGGTTATGTGATTTAACTAAAAAATCTATCTTAAAATTAACAGATGAAGATTATAATAATAATGGAATGTCAAGCTTATTAATTCAAGGTGGCTCATCGTATGATATTAACATTAAAATGTTTAATAAACTTCAACACACTATTACTGGATGGCCAGGCGGAAAACCTAATGCAGACGATTCATCAAGACCAGAAAGAGCAAAACCTCACAAGAAAAGAGTTATAATATTTAGTCCGCATCCTGATGATGATGTTATTTCTATGGGAGGGACATTTGACCGTTTAGTTGAGCAAGGACACGATGTACATATAGCATATCAAACTTCTGGCAATATTGCTGTTTCAAATCAGGAAGCTTTAAAATTTGCAGAAGTAATTAAAGATATGGATTATTCAAAGGGTAGTAAAATTGATACTATCATAAATAAATTACATTCTAAAACTGAAGATGTTGAAGATATTAAGGATATTAGAATATTAAAAGGCTTAATAAGAAAAAGGGAATCCTTGGCCGCAACACGCTTTGTCGGTGTACCAGATAAAAATGTTCATTTTTTAAATCTCCCTTTTTATGAAACAGGAACCATTAAAAAACACCCTATGGGAAAGATAGATGTTGATATTGTAGCGAACCTAATTACAAAAATAAAGCCTCATCAAATCTATGCTGCCGGTGATTTAGCAGATCCTCATGGAACTCACAAAGTTTGTTTAGATGCTGTTTTTTCGGCATTGAATCACTTGAAACCACTAAAATTCATGAAGGATTGTTGGATCTGGTTATACAGAGGTGCTTGGCACGAATGGGATATTCACCAAATTGATATGTCAATCCCAATGAGCCCAGATCAAGTCCTAAAAAAAAGAAAAGCAATTTTCTTCCATCAATCTCAAAAAGATGGAGTGATGTTTCAGGGGAATGACCTTAGAGAGTTTTGGGTAAGAGCAGAAGAGAGAAACAATGAAACTGCTCAAAAATATCATAAATTAGGATTAGCAGACTATGCTGCTTTAGAAGCTTTTAAAAGATATTATTATTAA